A genomic stretch from Plasmodium brasilianum strain Bolivian I chromosome 9, whole genome shotgun sequence includes:
- a CDS encoding alternative splicing factor SR-MG produces MVENGCSLLIRNLSFETSPEKVRKVFENFGKIRDVYLPLDHYTRRPRGFGFVEYYDPKYAKEALNTLNNSKIDGKEIKIIIAQNRRKSPDTMKMYHYNAYESRYRKGVRYNSSRKRYKSRYRSMERYRYKNKRGRSRSGSRSGSRSGSRSGSRSGSRSGSRSRSRSGSRSLGLQKYKKEKNNRRYAKYSRSASSCCSTSSDYSSYRDSKSGSRTKSTIRSDSSSNSRSGSTRRRSSRSSGSDYDYSKRKNKNENPKKEEKDGVKVGANDGTNDVANDGSNDGSNDGSNDGTNNGSNDGTNNGSNDRASDKLGKGGKKSIKKCANKGYSSCKSRKIYVGKRNRSSMKRKRSYSVEDVSYEGISSKSFASSGQDKEEKRIKSSKYSREHSKSASSIRSILNETYDDIDKKESNNSYSSKSAYLIDDHFDKNAKDKNVKDKKSCWLSSCSKEKCSEGGTLIEYVFKEGKTHIKKAKKEVKNNILQNFPCSKLKYKGNEQSEGSSSEKSFDEHENSLKEGLNKQKSKECHNKKEKSEKRKNASTRLVMDGRKQKSASISRTARGECGADCVMNSNTNSNANSNANSNANSNANSNANSNANSNANRDVNRDVNNEANRTDNSIANSAARASNYDVGKDEQGKKPVSDLLQSSNISNSTKILESHFSYLCNKYIDGDSKKDNNENRTNSECKELDATTIEGKIPRNLIMSDKMKILKQGGDEELLNTQIEDDCVSEHVVKEKYNEHINVSSSNMKNKMDHMSTSENRCRDDTTNNSSEHCTYESFKEKKRKEKDFSLKDRIISKGKESASFGRRGKAGGSGKSSGSGRSDSGKSSGSGRSDSGKSSGSGRSDSGKSSGSGRSDSGKSSGSGRSDSGKNSGSGRSDSENSSGSGRSDSGSISDRSSDSGSIGGRRSDRGRNMSCRSRNTSSGYKKKYRQNYLHKKKKKKRINESLSNGNMDYRKTSDYKEEMSDKHTSKNYRKLLQGKRKREISKNCSKIKESKSYSYFKSESTNDDEGYNRCRDRSRRGSNSDREEGSRKRRKIGDENAETKRVRHKVSVDNEVENNQVDLARNDEMGKKKKKKNVTNTGMRTCNKEDTYSKQKKKKNSPSSASSARNGSSARSSSSTSEVSYKSKSIYEDSYELSDDKDYSLEEKKGNKKKSNTKKGKTKGTFKYSEESYELRHHSKHHNNKIKYKAINKNKKLKKRNVYNNSYEKSTYSKSKNYCSVELSSTNSTKSNYSNSSKRMSNIKYYKRCGNTIKHKHVRNRKNRRLDKSGSSSISYGISPVDRSNS; encoded by the exons AGGGGTAAGGTATAATAGCAGCAGAAAAAGGTATAAAAGTAGATATAGATCGATGGAAAGATATAggtacaaaaataaaaggggTAGGAGCAGAAGTGGAAGTAGAAGTGGAAGTAGAAGTGGAAGTAGAAGTGGAAGTAGAAGCGGAAGTAGAAGTGGAAGTAGAAGCAGAAGTAGAAGTGGAAGTAGAAGTCTAGGTTTACAGAAGTacaaaaaggagaaaaataaCAGACGTTATGCAAAATATTCTAGAAGTGCTTCTAGCTGTTGCTCCACGTCTTCTGATTATTCCTCCTATAGAGATAGTAAAAGTGGAAGTAGGACCAAAAGTACTATTAGAAGTGACAGTAGTAGCAACAGTAGAAGTGGCAGTACCCGTAGAAGGAGCAGCCGAAGCAGCGGAAGCGATTATGATTAtagcaaaagaaaaaataaaaacgagAACccaaaaaaggaagaaaaagatgGCGTAAAAGTTGGAGCGAATGATGGAACGAATGACGTAGCGAATGATGGATCGAATGATGGATCGAATGATGGATCGAATGATGGAACTAATAACGGATCGAATGATGGAACTAATAACGGATCGAATGACAGAGCTAGTGACAAATTAGGAAAGGGAGGAAAGAAGAGTATAAAAAAGTGTGCAAATAAGGGGTACTCATCATGCAAAagcagaaaaatatatgtgggGAAGCGTAATCGGAGCTCTATGAAAAGAAAGAGAAGTTATTCAGTAGAGGATGTGTCTTATGAGGGAATCTCATCTAAAAGTTTTGCAAGCAGTGGACAGGATaaagaagagaaaagaaTTAAGTCTAGTAAATATAGCCGTGAACATAGTAAAAGTGCAAGCAGTATTAGAAGTATTTTGAACGAAACATATGACGACATAGATAAGAAAGAAAGTAATAATAGTTACAGTAGCAAAAGCGCGTATTTAATAGATGATCATTTTGACAAAAATGCAAAggataaaaatgtaaaagataaaaaaagttgTTGGCTTAGTTCCTGTTCAAAGGAAAAATGTTCTGAGGGAGGAACGCTTATAGAATATGTTTTTAAGGAAGGAAAaacacatataaaaaaagcaaaaaaagaagtaaagaataatattttgcaAAACTTTCCATGTAGTAAGTTGAAGTACAAGGGTAATGAACAGAGTGAGGGCTCCTCTTCAGAAAAAAGTTTTGATGAGCATGAAAATTCTTTAAAGGAAGGATTGAACAAACAGAAAAGTAAAGAATgccataataaaaaagaaaaaagtgaGAAACGTAAAAACGCTTCTACTCGACTTGTTATGGATGGAAGAAAGCAAAAAAGTGCAAGTATATCACGTACTGCACGCGGAGAATGCGGAGCAGATTGTGTAATGAACAGTAATACTAACAGTAATGCTAACAGTAATGCTAACAGTAATGCTAACAGTAATGCTAACAGTAATGCTAACAGTAATGCTAACAGTAATGCTAACAGAGATGTCAACAGAGATGTCAACAATGAAGCTAATAGAACTGATAATAGCATTGCGAATAGTGCTGCCAGAGCCTCCAACTATGATGTTGGCAAAGATGAGCAGGGGAAAAAGCCTGTGTCTGACTTGTTACAGTCAAGTAACATTTCAAATTCAACCAAAATTTTAGAATcacatttttcttatttatgtaataaatacattGATGGGGATtctaaaaaagataataatgaaaatagaaCTAATAGCGAATGTAAGGAATTAGATGCAACTACTATTGAGGGGAAAATTCCACGTAATTTAATTATGAGTGACaagatgaaaatattaaagcaGGGGGGAGATGAAGAACTATTGAATACTCAAATTGAAGATGACTGTGTTTCGGAGCATGtagtaaaagaaaagtacaatgaacatataaatgtttcttcttcgaatatgaaaaataaaatggatcATATGAGTACAAGTGAAAATCGATGTAGGGATGACACGACAAACAATAGTAGTGAACATTGCACCTATGAAAGTttcaaggaaaaaaaaagaaaagaaaaagatttttCCTTAAAGGATAGGATAATATCAAAGGGGAAAGAATCAGCGAGTTTCGGTCGTAGAGGGAAAGCAGGTGGTAGTGGAAAAAGTAGTGGTAGCGGTAGGAGTGATAGTGGAAAAAGTAGTGGTAGCGGTAGGAGTGATAGTGGAAAAAGTAGTGGTAGCGGTAGGAGTGATAGTGGAAAAAGTAGTGGTAGCGGTAGGAGTGATAGTGGAAAAAGTAGTGGTAGCGGTAGGAGTGATAGTGGAAAAAATAGTGGTAGCGGTAGGAGTGATAGTGAAAACAGTAGTGGTAGCGGTAGGAGTGATAGTGGAAGCATTAGTGATCGAAGCAGTGATAGTGGAAGTATTGGCGGTCGAAGGAGTGATCGTGGAAGGAACATGTCGTGCCGCTCAAGAAATACCAGTTCAGGgtacaaaaagaaatataggCAAAactatttacataaaaaaaagaagaaaaaacgaATTAATGAAAGTTTATCAAATGGAAACATGGATTATCGAAAAACGTCTGATTATAAGGAAGAAATGAGTGATAAACACACTAGCAAAAATTACAGAAAATTATTGCAAGGGAAGAGAAAAAGGGAGATAAGTAAAAATTGCTCAAAAATTAAGGAAAGTAAAAGTTACTCCTATTTTAAAAGTGAAAGCACAAATGATGATGAAGGGTATAATAGGTGTAGAGACAGAAGTAGACGAGGAAGTAATAGTGATAGGGAAGAAGGTAGCcggaaaagaagaaaaataggGGACGAAAATGCAGAAACTAAGAGAGTAAGACACAAGGTAAGTGTAGATAATGAAGTGGAAAATAACCAGGTTGATCTTGCAAGAAACGATGAAAtggggaaaaagaaaaaaaaaaaaaatgtaacaaacaca GGTATGAGAACATGTAACAAAGAGGATACTTAttcaaaacaaaagaaaaaaaagaattctcCTAGTAGTGCCAGCAGTGCTCGAAATGGTAGTAGTGCTAGAAGTAGCAGTAGTACAAGTGAAGTGagttataaaagtaaaagcaTTTATGAGGATTCATACGAACTATCAGATGATAAAGATTATAgtttagaagaaaaaaaaggaaacaaaaaaaaaagcaatacaaaaaaaggaaaaacaaaaggtacttttaaatattctgaGGAATCATACGAACTGAGACATCATTCTAAacatcataataataaaataaaatataaagcaataaataaaaacaaaaaattaaaaaaaagaaacgtatataataattcttaCGAAAAATCAACATACAGTAAAAGTAAGAATTATTGCTCTGTCGAATTATCATCAACTAACAGTACAAAAAGTAACTATAGCAATTCATCAAAAAGGAtgagtaatataaaatattataagagATGCGGGAATACAATCAAACACAAACATGTAAGAAATAGGAAGAATAGAAGACTCGATAAATCTGGAAGTTCATCTATCAGTTATGGAATATCCCCAGTGGATAGAAGTAACAGTTGA
- a CDS encoding small nuclear ribonucleoprotein F has translation MERNNVSTLGTKLNTWAQIEISFCVCVGGSLYGSLRGRLSSRLSSRLSGRLSGRLSGRLSGRLSGRLSGRLSGRLSGRLSGRLSGRLSGGLSSRLSGRLSGGLSDSMSGSIYDCLHARLHGRIYMDDPKLFKNGLGLRGAIP, from the exons atggaGAGGAATAAtg TTAGTACACTAGGAACGAAGCTTAACACATGGGCACAAATTGAGATATCATTTTGTGTATGTGTTGGTGGTAGTTTGTACGGTAGTTTGAGAGGTAGATTGAGCAGTAGATTGAGCAGTAGATTGAGCGGTAGATTGAGCGGTAGATTGAGCGGTAGATTGAGCGGTAGATTGAGCGGTAGATTGAGCGGTAGATTGAGCGGTAGATTGAGCGGTAGATTGAGCGGTAGATTGAGCGGTAGATTGAGCGGTGGTTTGAGCAGTAGATTGAGCGGTAGATTGAGCGGTGGTTTGAGCGATAGTATGAGCGGTAGTATATATGATTGTCTGCACGCTCGTTTGCATGGccgtatatatatggacgACC CTAAGCTATTTAAAAATGGCTTGGGATTGAGAGGAGCAATTCCCTGA